A window of the Gossypium hirsutum isolate 1008001.06 chromosome A05, Gossypium_hirsutum_v2.1, whole genome shotgun sequence genome harbors these coding sequences:
- the LOC107957841 gene encoding XIAP-associated factor 1 translates to MAVASDETTRICNHCDRAIPSSNIDLHYAHCSRNLEKCKVCGDMVPKKHAEEHFLNTHAPVTCSLCSETMEREILPIHKGENCPQRIVTCEFCEFPLPAIDLAEHQEVCGNRTELCHLCNRYIRLRERYNHESRCNGIPEDHVGSSRNVRPVEREQGARRRQPPEYSRKRLLFTIAIAGIAVLLGSLFFQKTMETGPVV, encoded by the exons ATGGCAGTTGCTTCGGACGAAACCACCCGCATATGCAATCACTG TGACAGGGCCATACCTTCTTCAAATATTGATTTGCACTATGCTCATTGTTCTCGTAATCTTGAAAAATGTAAAGTTTGTGGTGATATGGTTCCAAAAAAGCATGCTGAGGAGCATTTCTTAAACACACATGCTCCG GTTACCTGTTCACTATGCAGTGAGACAATGGAACGTGAAATTCTACCTATCCATAAAGGTGAAAATTGCCCCCAGAGGATTGTTACTTGTGAGTTTTGCGAGTTTCCTTTGCCTGCTATTGATCTGGCCGAGCATCAG GAGGTATGTGGGAACCGGACAGAACTCTGTCATCTCTGTAACAGATACATTAGACTGAGAGAAAGATATAACCATGAAAGTCGATGTAATGGTATTCCAGAAGACCATGTCGGATCTTCcag GAATGTTAGGCCAGTTGAAAGGGAGCAAGGAGCTCGGAGAAGGCAGCCGCCCGAATACTCACGGAAACGACTTCTATTCACCATTGCAATAGCCGGGATTGCTGTTTTATTAGGATCACTTTTTTTCCAGAAGACGATGGAGACCGGTCCAGTAGTTTAG